A genomic window from Accipiter gentilis chromosome 1, bAccGen1.1, whole genome shotgun sequence includes:
- the LOC126039032 gene encoding myo-inositol 2-dehydrogenase-like isoform X2, which translates to MRVRRDRILEHLSSGRHYRNRRLLRQHGLRAPLLLSAGPDVGAGLPLQLDAPSLLSQPSFVLATAAGSVPSSPSYPEPLAARRPVVAAAPREDPTPSTSASHPSALAAFHLRIAPAPSKQAGRRGAAAEASDGPAPALRPGSGVGLALFGIGLVNKAFFQSLMEENSCCLLYVVEDQLEEVERAFGAEFLAGTRVLRQRDAGVALNDQRVSGAIICSPPEEASEIVIDALRAGKGVFCERLPSFDRQTAEACFDEADRCGRPLVCGFYKRFDPALQFLYKKVRDSQALGRIHRISTISSIYPAASLSFLKTSGGIFYNAAVHDIDIISLLLGESAPDTIFSLGHAFCADMAYLKDADTVAVSMKFRSGAIVTLDVSQHCTKSCDQRLEVHGSQGTLRVDNQNPLGITEHGTSVSIYSQTQADRYRDAHRELFRHFLRTLKGKEPPVITKEQFLWTIQVAAAAEQSWRNGSAVDLRSEAIDSSVIKTEIM; encoded by the exons ATGCGGGTCCGCCGCGACCGCATCCTCGAGCACCTCTCCTCCGGCCGCCACTACCGCAACCGCCGCCTGCTCCGCCAGCACGGCCTGCGCGCCCCGCTGCTCCT CTCTGCAGGTCCAGACGTCGGCGCCGGCCTCCCCCTGCAGCTCGACGcgccctccctgctctcccagccgTCCTTCGTCCTCGCCACCGCCGCAGGCTCGGTCCCCTCTTCGCCCTCCTACCCTGAACCGCTGGCTGCCCGCCGACCCGTCGTCGCTGCCGCCCCCAGGGAAGACCCGACGCCTTCCACCTCGGCCAGCCACCCCTCGGCTCTCGCCGCCTTCCACCTGAGGATTGCCCCTGCCCCCTCGAAGCAGGCCGGCCGGCGAGGGGCCGCGGCCGAGGCCTCCGACGGCCCGGCGCCCGCCTTGCGGCCCGGCAGCGGCGTCGGTCTCGCCCTCTTCGGCATAGGGCTGGTTAACAAAGCTTTCTTCCAAAGCCTGATGGAGGAAAACAGCTGCTGCTTGCTTTACGTTGTGGAGGATCAGCTGGAGGAGGTGGAACGCGCCTTTGGCGCCGAGTTCCTGGCTGGCACCAGGGTGCTGCGGCAGCGGGACGCCGGTGTCGCACTCAACGACCAGCG AGTCTCTGGAGCCATTATTTGTTCACCCCCTGAAGAAGCATCTGAGATTGTAATAGACGCTTTACGAGCGG GAAAAGGTGTGTTTTGTGAGAGGCTGCCCAGTTTTGACAGGCAGACGGCAGAAGCTTGTTTCGATGAAGCTGACAGATGTGGAAGACCACTGGTGTGTGGATTCTACAA GCGCTTTGACCCAGCGCTGCAGTTCTTGTACAAGAAAGTCCGTGACAGCCAGGCGCTGGGGAGGATCCATAGGATATCAACAATTAGCAGCATATATCCAGCAGCATCTCTGAGCTTCCTAAAAACATCAG GTGGAATTTTTTATAATGCTGCTGTGCATGATATAGATATTATCAGTTTGTTGTTGGGAGAGAGTGCACCAGATACAATATTTTCACTGGGACATGCATTCTGTGCAG ATATGGCCTACTTGAAGGATGCAGACACTGTAGCGGTCAGCATGAAATTTCGTAGCGGAGCAATTGTTACTTTGGACGTCAGTCAGCACTGCACTAAAAGCTGTGATCAGAGACTAGAG GTTCACGGTTCTCAAGGAACGTTGCGGGTAGATAATCAGAATCCCCTGGGGATTACAGAGCATGGGACTTCGGTATCCATATATTCACAGACCCAAGCTGATCGCTACAGAGATGCACACAGGGAGCTCTTCCGACACTTTCTGAGAACACTGAAAG
- the LOC126039032 gene encoding myo-inositol 2-dehydrogenase-like isoform X1, translating into MGRKKKTLHDYAAEFSELSVKRHLLERGGGEEEAAAAVVETLYCTSCQLPMRVRRDRILEHLSSGRHYRNRRLLRQHGLRAPLLLSAGPDVGAGLPLQLDAPSLLSQPSFVLATAAGSVPSSPSYPEPLAARRPVVAAAPREDPTPSTSASHPSALAAFHLRIAPAPSKQAGRRGAAAEASDGPAPALRPGSGVGLALFGIGLVNKAFFQSLMEENSCCLLYVVEDQLEEVERAFGAEFLAGTRVLRQRDAGVALNDQRVSGAIICSPPEEASEIVIDALRAGKGVFCERLPSFDRQTAEACFDEADRCGRPLVCGFYKRFDPALQFLYKKVRDSQALGRIHRISTISSIYPAASLSFLKTSGGIFYNAAVHDIDIISLLLGESAPDTIFSLGHAFCADMAYLKDADTVAVSMKFRSGAIVTLDVSQHCTKSCDQRLEVHGSQGTLRVDNQNPLGITEHGTSVSIYSQTQADRYRDAHRELFRHFLRTLKGKEPPVITKEQFLWTIQVAAAAEQSWRNGSAVDLRSEAIDSSVIKTEIM; encoded by the exons ATGGGTCGGAAGAAGAAGACGCTGCACGACTACGCGGCCGAGTTCTCGGAGCTGTCGGTGAAGCGGCACCTCCTGGAacggggcggcggggaggaggaggcggcggcggcggtggtggagACGCTGTACTGCACCTCCTGCCAGCTGCCCATGCGGGTCCGCCGCGACCGCATCCTCGAGCACCTCTCCTCCGGCCGCCACTACCGCAACCGCCGCCTGCTCCGCCAGCACGGCCTGCGCGCCCCGCTGCTCCT CTCTGCAGGTCCAGACGTCGGCGCCGGCCTCCCCCTGCAGCTCGACGcgccctccctgctctcccagccgTCCTTCGTCCTCGCCACCGCCGCAGGCTCGGTCCCCTCTTCGCCCTCCTACCCTGAACCGCTGGCTGCCCGCCGACCCGTCGTCGCTGCCGCCCCCAGGGAAGACCCGACGCCTTCCACCTCGGCCAGCCACCCCTCGGCTCTCGCCGCCTTCCACCTGAGGATTGCCCCTGCCCCCTCGAAGCAGGCCGGCCGGCGAGGGGCCGCGGCCGAGGCCTCCGACGGCCCGGCGCCCGCCTTGCGGCCCGGCAGCGGCGTCGGTCTCGCCCTCTTCGGCATAGGGCTGGTTAACAAAGCTTTCTTCCAAAGCCTGATGGAGGAAAACAGCTGCTGCTTGCTTTACGTTGTGGAGGATCAGCTGGAGGAGGTGGAACGCGCCTTTGGCGCCGAGTTCCTGGCTGGCACCAGGGTGCTGCGGCAGCGGGACGCCGGTGTCGCACTCAACGACCAGCG AGTCTCTGGAGCCATTATTTGTTCACCCCCTGAAGAAGCATCTGAGATTGTAATAGACGCTTTACGAGCGG GAAAAGGTGTGTTTTGTGAGAGGCTGCCCAGTTTTGACAGGCAGACGGCAGAAGCTTGTTTCGATGAAGCTGACAGATGTGGAAGACCACTGGTGTGTGGATTCTACAA GCGCTTTGACCCAGCGCTGCAGTTCTTGTACAAGAAAGTCCGTGACAGCCAGGCGCTGGGGAGGATCCATAGGATATCAACAATTAGCAGCATATATCCAGCAGCATCTCTGAGCTTCCTAAAAACATCAG GTGGAATTTTTTATAATGCTGCTGTGCATGATATAGATATTATCAGTTTGTTGTTGGGAGAGAGTGCACCAGATACAATATTTTCACTGGGACATGCATTCTGTGCAG ATATGGCCTACTTGAAGGATGCAGACACTGTAGCGGTCAGCATGAAATTTCGTAGCGGAGCAATTGTTACTTTGGACGTCAGTCAGCACTGCACTAAAAGCTGTGATCAGAGACTAGAG GTTCACGGTTCTCAAGGAACGTTGCGGGTAGATAATCAGAATCCCCTGGGGATTACAGAGCATGGGACTTCGGTATCCATATATTCACAGACCCAAGCTGATCGCTACAGAGATGCACACAGGGAGCTCTTCCGACACTTTCTGAGAACACTGAAAG